In a genomic window of Gloeocapsopsis dulcis:
- the surE gene encoding 5'/3'-nucleotidase SurE: protein MTLVLTNDDGIDAPGIRALLKAVNGQGVLVAPKAHLSGCGHQVTTTQPIHVEQRSQVEYAITGTPADCVRVALTHLLPDVKFVLSGINAGGNMGADTYISGTVAAVREAAFHRVPGIAISHYRKGKRHVEWDVAARWTANVLADLLQRPWVPGTFWNVNLPHLEPGEPDPEVVFCEPCKQPLPLKYRVEGENLFYVGEYAMRDRTPGTDVDVCFSGRIAVTQIQL from the coding sequence ATGACTTTAGTTCTCACAAATGATGACGGGATTGACGCCCCTGGAATTCGAGCATTACTTAAAGCAGTGAATGGTCAAGGAGTTTTAGTTGCGCCCAAAGCGCATCTCTCAGGTTGTGGTCATCAAGTGACAACAACGCAGCCAATTCATGTCGAGCAAAGATCTCAAGTAGAATACGCGATCACCGGAACTCCAGCAGATTGCGTTCGAGTTGCCTTAACACATCTTTTACCTGATGTCAAATTTGTTTTATCGGGTATCAATGCTGGCGGAAATATGGGAGCAGACACTTACATCTCTGGAACTGTTGCTGCAGTAAGAGAAGCCGCATTTCATCGAGTTCCAGGGATTGCGATTTCTCATTACCGTAAAGGAAAAAGACATGTTGAATGGGATGTTGCAGCCCGCTGGACAGCAAATGTTCTAGCAGATCTGCTACAGCGCCCTTGGGTGCCAGGAACCTTTTGGAATGTAAATTTACCTCATTTAGAGCCAGGAGAACCTGATCCAGAAGTAGTATTTTGTGAACCCTGTAAGCAACCACTACCATTGAAATATCGTGTTGAGGGAGAAAATCTATTTTATGTAGGAGAATATGCTATGCGCGATCGCACTCCTGGAACTGACGTGGATGTTTGTTTCTCAGGACGGATCGCCGTTACTCAAATCCAACTTTGA
- the psb32 gene encoding photosystem II repair protein Psb32, with amino-acid sequence MKLLNQFFNPINYLLRSVLPLIVMLLSLTLGIAPVNATGVYQMPQVSASDRNWVIDQAEVISRINEGKIGSALEDLANETGNEVRLVTVRRLDYGETIDSFTQKLFTKWFPTPEAQANQTLLAIDTLTNNTAIRTGDKVKTLLSDDTAQSVVTETVPAPLREGEKYNQAFLDASDRLVAILSGKEDPGPPQIAQSVSVEGTFKAKDETDTNNATIWVIGLLLAATVIPMATYYLYVR; translated from the coding sequence ATGAAACTCCTCAATCAATTTTTTAATCCAATAAACTACTTACTACGTTCGGTTTTGCCACTCATAGTGATGTTACTCTCGTTGACACTAGGGATAGCACCTGTTAACGCGACTGGTGTGTACCAGATGCCACAAGTTTCAGCAAGCGATCGCAACTGGGTGATCGATCAAGCTGAAGTCATTAGCCGAATTAACGAAGGCAAAATTGGCAGCGCTTTGGAAGATTTAGCAAACGAGACAGGTAACGAAGTCAGATTAGTCACAGTTCGTCGCCTCGACTACGGGGAAACTATCGATAGCTTTACGCAAAAGTTGTTTACCAAATGGTTCCCGACACCAGAAGCGCAGGCTAATCAAACTTTACTTGCGATCGACACGCTGACAAATAACACGGCAATTCGCACTGGTGACAAAGTTAAGACATTGTTGTCTGATGATACAGCTCAAAGTGTGGTGACAGAAACCGTGCCAGCACCGCTTCGCGAAGGTGAAAAATATAATCAAGCCTTCTTAGATGCCAGCGATCGCCTAGTCGCAATTTTATCTGGCAAAGAAGATCCAGGGCCACCGCAAATTGCTCAATCTGTGAGTGTCGAAGGTACGTTTAAAGCAAAAGACGAAACGGACACGAACAACGCGACGATTTGGGTTATTGGTTTATTACTTGCTGCAACAGTTATTCCTATGGCAACTTACTACTTATATGTCAGGTAG
- a CDS encoding DUF4346 domain-containing protein — protein MNQTIESLAAIDNKLSQRHIDLDPSGYFIIYLDCEAELICAKHFTNVIDERGLAVDPETGKVIPARGKVERTHTTAYSARTAKELCVKIFEQTQPCPVTLLDHAAYLGREFVRAENALVSGQEYIQD, from the coding sequence ATGAATCAAACGATTGAATCTTTAGCAGCAATCGATAATAAACTTTCACAACGTCACATTGACCTTGACCCATCAGGATACTTTATTATTTATCTAGATTGCGAAGCTGAATTAATTTGTGCTAAACATTTTACAAATGTCATTGATGAGCGCGGTTTAGCCGTTGACCCAGAAACAGGAAAGGTAATTCCGGCACGCGGGAAAGTCGAACGAACTCACACCACAGCGTACTCTGCTAGAACTGCAAAAGAGCTTTGCGTCAAAATCTTTGAACAAACTCAGCCCTGTCCAGTGACTCTATTAGACCATGCTGCTTATCTTGGTCGCGAGTTTGTCCGAGCTGAGAATGCTTTGGTATCTGGGCAAGAATATATTCAGGATTAG
- a CDS encoding helix-turn-helix transcriptional regulator — MFGYLHHYRLEQARQLLEAGDMNITETAHAIGFADRSYFAAAFRKKFGLNPSRYLKARD; from the coding sequence GTGTTTGGTTACTTGCATCACTATCGTTTGGAGCAAGCCCGCCAGCTTTTAGAAGCAGGAGACATGAATATTACTGAAACCGCTCATGCGATTGGATTTGCAGACCGCAGTTATTTTGCAGCGGCTTTCCGAAAAAAGTTTGGGCTGAATCCTAGCCGATATTTGAAAGCTCGCGATTAA
- a CDS encoding AMIN domain-containing protein, with the protein MKVILDYLKQQAINQRFDRLLKQVCGVMVMLSRLMMLFSLFPVLMAQVAWAEMETEQSSPHQTIPNIPRLNQFDQPATTVDEWVTQLTQFSNTQVRNVFLTPTVGGVNVILESGQPLPTPLTSVVGNAFIAEFANTELHLAEGEFQAANPTKGIALVSVTSLPNNRVRVAITGVDTPPTVNLSLESQGLVLAITPKTEIVTTDEDAIEIL; encoded by the coding sequence TTGAAAGTTATTCTTGATTATCTGAAGCAGCAAGCTATTAACCAACGGTTTGATAGGCTGCTGAAGCAAGTGTGTGGAGTTATGGTGATGCTGAGTCGATTGATGATGTTGTTTAGCTTGTTTCCAGTTCTGATGGCACAAGTGGCTTGGGCAGAGATGGAGACTGAACAATCTTCACCGCATCAGACAATTCCAAATATTCCTCGTCTCAATCAATTCGATCAACCTGCAACCACTGTTGATGAATGGGTGACTCAGCTTACCCAATTTTCAAACACTCAGGTGAGAAATGTTTTTCTAACTCCCACTGTAGGCGGAGTGAATGTCATCTTGGAATCTGGTCAGCCGCTCCCAACCCCGTTAACTTCAGTGGTTGGCAATGCCTTCATTGCTGAATTCGCAAATACAGAATTGCATCTTGCAGAGGGCGAATTTCAAGCGGCGAATCCAACCAAAGGCATTGCATTGGTGAGTGTGACAAGTTTGCCCAATAACCGCGTTCGAGTGGCGATTACGGGAGTAGATACTCCACCAACTGTCAATCTCAGCCTAGAATCCCAAGGCTTAGTGCTAGCCATCACCCCCAAAACTGAAATCGTGACAACGGATGAGGATGCCATCGAAATTTTGTAG
- a CDS encoding TonB-dependent siderophore receptor, producing the protein MIEDQQVIQVRDALRNVSGVQEANTFGGSRDSYIIRGFDQFRGGFLRNGFREGGLSAPPVETANLERIEVLKGPASVLYGILEPGGAINLITQPLSEPYYSLQGQFGSFGLVRPSLDFSGSLNGDRTLRYRLNAVYQWDGGFRDFDQKIERYFIAPVVSWQMNDRTKLTLEASSLEDVRPFDRGLVALGDGVADIPFNRILGEPDDRFTQDEFNLEYRFQHQISDDWTIRNGFRFTSRDTRFTAAELEGGLDEETGILSRWWSDNRSNSERYALQAKAYFYRSNLLALEGQPQNGIEDAQKAAAILESRGESGGAAAMRQLAENIRQGIEDGEF; encoded by the coding sequence GTGATTGAGGATCAGCAGGTAATTCAGGTTCGAGATGCACTTCGCAATGTGAGTGGGGTGCAAGAAGCCAATACGTTTGGAGGGTCCCGCGATTCCTACATTATTCGGGGATTTGATCAGTTTCGAGGTGGCTTTTTGCGCAACGGATTTCGGGAAGGGGGATTGAGTGCCCCGCCCGTTGAAACGGCAAACTTAGAGCGGATTGAGGTGTTGAAAGGACCCGCTTCGGTCTTATATGGGATCTTGGAACCAGGTGGCGCGATTAATCTGATTACACAACCCTTAAGCGAACCCTATTATTCACTCCAAGGACAGTTTGGCAGCTTTGGTTTGGTGCGTCCATCGCTTGATTTTTCGGGATCGCTGAATGGCGATCGCACCTTACGATATCGACTCAATGCTGTCTATCAATGGGATGGTGGCTTTCGAGACTTTGACCAGAAGATCGAGCGTTACTTTATTGCCCCAGTAGTGTCCTGGCAAATGAATGACCGGACTAAACTGACATTGGAGGCATCGTCTCTAGAAGATGTGCGCCCGTTTGATCGAGGTTTGGTTGCCCTTGGTGATGGGGTAGCTGATATTCCCTTTAACCGAATTTTAGGCGAACCGGACGATCGGTTCACACAAGATGAATTTAATCTAGAGTATCGATTTCAGCATCAAATCAGCGATGACTGGACGATTCGCAATGGGTTTCGCTTCACATCACGAGATACCCGATTTACCGCCGCAGAACTCGAAGGTGGACTCGATGAAGAAACCGGCATTCTGTCTCGCTGGTGGAGCGATAACCGATCTAATTCTGAACGCTATGCCCTACAAGCCAAGGCTTATTTTTACCGAAGTAATCTTCTGGCTTTAGAAGGACAACCCCAAAACGGAATTGAGGATGCACAGAAAGCTGCGGCGATCCTTGAATCTAGAGGAGAGTCAGGAGGGGCAGCAGCGATGCGGCAACTTGCAGAAAATATTCGCCAAGGCATTGAAGACGGGGAATTTTAA
- a CDS encoding GNAT family N-acetyltransferase yields MVEQLKPRYSVAWINHIAEVPQTEWDALAMPLTTPFFEWEWLHNLESSGSAVAQAGWLPNHLTVWRDRTLIAAAPLYFKGHSYGEFVFDHQWADLAQRIGVRYYPKLLGMSPFTPATGYRFLIAPGEDEDEITELMVRAIDTFCAKNRISGCHFLYVDPQWQSVLERHGFTTWINHSYVWQNLGFQTFDDYLAVFNANQRRNIKRERKAVATNGLRLQPLTGDEIPKSMFPLMYNFYADTCDKFGWWGSKYLTKKFFEQLHSNYQHRVVFFAAYSDRDTRQPLGMSFCLTKGDRLYGRYWGSFQEIDCLHFDACYYTPIEWAISHNIQIFDPGAGGRHKKRRGFPASANYSLHRFYNRRLEQILCSYIREANEYEQLEIEAINAELPYNQKAREGDK; encoded by the coding sequence ATGGTGGAACAACTCAAGCCCCGTTATTCTGTTGCTTGGATTAATCATATTGCTGAAGTGCCTCAGACTGAATGGGATGCGCTAGCAATGCCGCTGACAACACCATTTTTTGAGTGGGAATGGCTGCACAATCTTGAAAGTTCGGGTAGTGCGGTTGCTCAGGCGGGTTGGTTACCCAATCATTTAACTGTGTGGCGCGATCGCACTTTAATTGCCGCAGCACCACTGTATTTTAAAGGTCACAGCTACGGTGAATTTGTCTTCGATCATCAATGGGCAGATTTAGCCCAAAGAATTGGCGTGCGATACTATCCCAAACTCTTGGGAATGTCACCGTTTACACCAGCAACAGGCTATCGCTTTTTAATCGCTCCAGGCGAAGATGAAGACGAGATAACTGAGTTGATGGTGCGTGCAATTGATACTTTTTGTGCCAAAAACCGGATTTCTGGCTGTCATTTTCTCTATGTCGATCCCCAATGGCAAAGTGTACTAGAACGTCATGGTTTCACGACTTGGATTAACCATAGTTATGTCTGGCAAAATTTAGGCTTCCAAACTTTTGATGATTATTTAGCTGTATTTAATGCGAATCAACGGCGGAATATTAAACGCGAACGCAAAGCCGTTGCAACAAATGGCTTACGACTGCAGCCACTTACTGGCGATGAAATTCCGAAATCGATGTTTCCGTTAATGTACAACTTTTATGCTGATACCTGCGACAAATTTGGCTGGTGGGGTAGTAAGTACCTGACAAAAAAATTTTTTGAGCAGTTACACTCCAATTACCAGCATCGAGTTGTGTTTTTTGCTGCGTATAGCGATCGCGATACGCGTCAACCTTTAGGGATGTCGTTTTGTTTAACCAAAGGCGATCGCTTATATGGACGTTATTGGGGAAGTTTCCAAGAAATTGATTGCTTGCACTTTGATGCTTGCTACTACACGCCAATTGAGTGGGCGATTTCTCACAATATCCAAATCTTCGATCCTGGTGCGGGGGGACGTCACAAAAAACGTCGCGGCTTTCCTGCAAGTGCCAATTACAGTTTGCACCGCTTTTACAATCGTCGTTTAGAGCAAATTTTGTGTTCGTATATCCGCGAGGCAAATGAGTATGAACAGCTAGAAATTGAGGCGATTAATGCGGAGTTACCTTACAACCAGAAAGCGCGGGAAGGAGACAAATAA
- a CDS encoding RibD family protein, producing the protein MVDSNQKRPQTSVVLAMSADGKIADVQRSPARFSSSVDQTHLEKQLAAADAVLFGAGTLRTYGTTMSVSDPQLLQQRLQQNLPSQPLQIVASLSAKIDPQIRFFRQEVSRWLLTTTPGARRWHEGLEFERILVCEAPAANGIDWVSALQQLANLGISRLVVIGGGELVASLIADDLIDEFWLTVCPLILGGADAPTPVEGTGFVSEQLAPRLELLSAEVVNQEVFLHYRRQRVKD; encoded by the coding sequence ATGGTGGATAGCAATCAAAAAAGACCTCAAACTAGCGTAGTTTTGGCAATGAGTGCGGATGGCAAAATCGCGGATGTGCAGCGATCTCCTGCCCGTTTTTCCTCCTCGGTCGATCAAACGCATTTAGAAAAACAATTGGCTGCAGCGGATGCTGTACTATTTGGTGCCGGAACTCTACGGACTTACGGCACGACTATGAGTGTTTCTGACCCCCAGCTCTTACAACAACGCTTACAGCAAAATTTACCGTCACAGCCATTGCAAATTGTAGCTTCCTTGTCAGCTAAGATTGATCCTCAAATACGTTTTTTCCGCCAAGAAGTTAGTCGCTGGTTACTCACTACAACTCCTGGTGCGAGACGCTGGCACGAAGGCTTAGAATTTGAGCGGATCTTAGTATGCGAAGCACCTGCTGCGAATGGTATTGATTGGGTTAGTGCCTTGCAACAGCTTGCCAATCTGGGTATATCACGTTTGGTAGTCATTGGTGGTGGAGAATTAGTCGCTTCTCTCATTGCAGACGACTTAATCGACGAATTTTGGCTCACTGTCTGTCCGCTCATTTTAGGTGGCGCTGATGCTCCTACCCCTGTAGAAGGAACAGGATTTGTTTCGGAGCAGTTAGCTCCTCGTCTAGAACTACTCTCAGCGGAAGTCGTTAATCAAGAAGTCTTTTTACACTATCGGCGGCAGCGCGTAAAAGATTAG
- a CDS encoding HAMP domain-containing sensor histidine kinase has translation MAKPGQSLFRRILLSRILLLSVPVLLIGEAVAYRKARSILLETARQNLTESAIRKSESIEDAIAALKAISIIASQTQILQTGTATQGQQYLNQLAGQLPDYVQCVRLVELQTQRQVASTCGNIWASKDASLPETQVQSPVGTNQVNVTALLPSDLPTVPQKTLLGSNNVRGQLHLRLSTPVYTPTGQPRYTLSIQASLGQQERTRRGSLTGYTVVISQNGTILAHPLTECVGRNIQQEPDAQRLQRIVEKAIAGRQDMQNVSFAKDGVKFLAGYSAISSPITNESNQSWTILAVTRLDNALYGLREIKIILIVLTVGLLGASLLATRYLARDLARPLERLRDYALNLQSHHVVERVPHNFKIREFQQLAEALERMVERLTASAEEIETAWEEAQAANQLKSEFLATTSHELRTPLNAIIGCIRLVRDGCCDDREEEMEFLLRADEAAIHLLSIINDVLDVAKIEAGKLSVILEPTDLRQLLKEVINLQTVHIQQKGLQLVVPQGMEPIPVQADPAKLKQVLLNVIGNAVKFTEQGSIIISTRLESVAEALPSSSQSRVVITVEDTGVGIDPALQHKLFRPFVMVDGTTTRKFGGTGLGLAISRNLIELMGGTIALYSAGSGQGTTVAITMPVMDLSPFRSHHVLESRVFEHSHPTSS, from the coding sequence ATGGCTAAGCCAGGTCAATCTTTGTTTCGCCGCATTTTGTTGTCGCGAATTTTGTTGTTGAGCGTACCAGTCCTCTTAATCGGCGAGGCTGTTGCTTATAGAAAAGCACGTTCTATTTTATTGGAAACTGCACGCCAAAATCTTACTGAAAGCGCAATCAGAAAAAGTGAGAGTATCGAAGACGCGATCGCTGCCCTAAAAGCGATTTCAATTATTGCTAGCCAAACACAGATACTACAAACAGGAACAGCAACGCAGGGGCAGCAGTATCTTAATCAATTGGCGGGACAACTTCCAGATTATGTTCAGTGTGTGCGCCTAGTAGAACTACAAACTCAAAGACAAGTTGCCAGTACCTGTGGAAATATTTGGGCTAGTAAGGATGCTTCGCTACCAGAAACGCAAGTGCAATCGCCCGTAGGTACTAACCAGGTCAATGTAACTGCTTTGTTACCTTCAGATTTGCCCACTGTACCCCAGAAGACACTACTGGGTAGTAATAATGTCCGCGGTCAACTGCACTTACGCTTATCTACTCCTGTCTACACTCCCACAGGTCAACCTCGCTATACCTTAAGTATTCAAGCGTCTTTAGGACAACAAGAACGGACGCGGCGTGGTTCATTGACAGGTTATACCGTTGTGATTTCTCAGAACGGCACAATCTTGGCACATCCACTCACAGAGTGTGTGGGACGAAATATTCAGCAAGAACCTGATGCTCAACGATTGCAAAGAATTGTGGAAAAGGCGATCGCCGGACGCCAGGATATGCAAAATGTCTCTTTTGCTAAAGATGGTGTAAAGTTTCTAGCTGGCTACAGTGCAATTTCTAGCCCAATCACAAATGAATCAAACCAGTCCTGGACAATCTTAGCCGTCACCCGTCTAGATAATGCCCTATATGGTCTACGCGAAATTAAAATTATTCTGATTGTCCTAACAGTCGGGTTACTCGGTGCAAGCTTACTCGCAACACGTTATTTAGCTCGTGATTTGGCACGACCACTAGAAAGATTACGCGACTATGCCTTAAATCTCCAAAGTCACCATGTTGTAGAACGAGTACCACATAACTTCAAAATTCGAGAGTTTCAACAGCTTGCAGAAGCTCTAGAGCGGATGGTAGAACGATTGACAGCATCCGCAGAAGAAATTGAAACAGCGTGGGAAGAAGCCCAAGCAGCTAATCAGCTTAAAAGTGAGTTTTTAGCTACGACATCTCACGAACTGAGAACGCCGCTCAACGCTATTATTGGGTGTATTCGTCTTGTCCGCGATGGTTGTTGTGATGACCGTGAAGAAGAGATGGAGTTTTTACTCAGAGCCGATGAAGCCGCAATTCACTTATTGAGTATCATCAATGATGTCCTTGATGTTGCCAAAATCGAGGCAGGGAAGCTCTCCGTTATTTTAGAACCAACTGATTTACGACAACTCCTCAAAGAAGTCATTAATCTACAAACAGTTCATATTCAACAAAAAGGCTTACAACTTGTCGTACCTCAAGGAATGGAACCAATTCCTGTACAAGCAGATCCAGCAAAGCTAAAGCAAGTACTGCTCAACGTTATTGGTAATGCCGTTAAGTTCACAGAGCAAGGCAGTATTATAATTAGTACTCGACTGGAATCGGTTGCGGAGGCGTTACCTAGTAGTAGTCAATCACGCGTAGTCATCACTGTAGAAGACACGGGAGTTGGTATCGACCCAGCACTACAGCACAAACTTTTTCGACCCTTCGTTATGGTAGATGGAACAACAACACGCAAGTTCGGCGGAACTGGTTTGGGACTTGCGATCTCGCGCAATTTGATCGAGTTAATGGGGGGAACTATTGCATTGTATAGTGCTGGCAGTGGTCAGGGAACAACAGTTGCAATTACTATGCCCGTGATGGATTTATCACCATTTCGTTCACATCATGTCCTCGAATCACGAGTGTTTGAACACTCGCATCCTACTAGCTCTTAA
- the rnc gene encoding ribonuclease III, which translates to MSLSYPRRQKQLQNLVQKLGLPTQAPVQWHLLDLALTHPSVSAQANYEQLEFIGDAVVRLVAAEVLWETYPESPVGEFAAVRSVLVSDRILATLADKYDLGLYLLVAGSATGDKAGEESRLADAFEAVLGALYLSTHNLELVRPWLDLHFKQLATQIRSDPARLNYKAALQEWTQAHYKILPEYRVQEINHRGNIHDRFTAQVWLQGRELGQGTGRSIKAAEQAAAQAAFLALSTQETEMVKS; encoded by the coding sequence ATGAGCTTAAGTTATCCACGTCGTCAAAAGCAATTACAAAATCTTGTACAAAAACTAGGGCTACCAACACAAGCACCAGTACAATGGCATCTTCTAGATCTAGCGCTAACTCATCCCAGCGTTTCTGCACAAGCAAACTATGAACAGTTGGAATTTATTGGAGACGCAGTGGTGCGACTTGTTGCTGCTGAAGTTTTGTGGGAAACCTATCCTGAGTCTCCTGTAGGAGAGTTTGCGGCAGTTCGTTCAGTTTTAGTGAGCGATCGCATTTTAGCGACTCTAGCTGACAAATACGACTTGGGATTATATTTGTTAGTTGCAGGTAGTGCAACTGGAGACAAAGCAGGAGAAGAATCGCGTTTAGCTGATGCTTTTGAAGCAGTTTTAGGAGCTTTGTATCTCAGTACCCATAATTTAGAATTAGTCCGCCCTTGGCTAGATCTTCATTTCAAGCAGTTAGCAACTCAGATTCGCTCTGATCCAGCTCGACTTAACTATAAAGCAGCTTTGCAAGAATGGACGCAAGCTCATTATAAAATTTTACCAGAGTATCGCGTACAAGAAATTAACCATCGAGGCAACATTCACGATCGCTTTACTGCTCAAGTGTGGCTACAAGGGCGAGAACTAGGGCAAGGTACAGGAAGATCGATTAAAGCAGCGGAACAAGCTGCCGCGCAAGCTGCTTTTTTAGCACTGAGCACTCAAGAAACCGAAATGGTTAAGAGCTAG
- the corA gene encoding magnesium/cobalt transporter CorA has product MFKTSIQPSPSGIKFPREDFFYEQPGSLPGTLSIEEDAPPPVIVLIDYNEAHATRKQVSTPEECLPYLDSESISWVDVQGLGSEDILQRLGNVFKLHPLLLEDVVNVPQRPKVEDHEDQLVVIARMVIPKENKIGFYSEQVGFVLGKNYLLTVQEEPEHDCFEPVRQRIRQNKGTLRKQRADYLLYTLLDSIIDGFFPVLEDYGEEIEDLEAEVVSNPTRKTLEKIYRVRRDLLTLRRAIWPQRDAINSLIRDGSEQISESVRIYLRDCYDHAVQVLDMVETYRELAAGLMDVYLSAVNNRMNEIMKLLTVISSIFIPLTFIAGVYGMNFNPERSPWNMPELNWYWGYPLCLASMGAIAALLVVFFWRRGWFENYSTIADDTEQRNTSKIPLLQRRSRR; this is encoded by the coding sequence ATGTTCAAAACATCTATTCAACCTTCTCCTTCTGGGATAAAATTCCCCCGTGAAGATTTCTTCTACGAGCAACCTGGAAGTTTGCCAGGGACTTTGAGTATCGAGGAAGATGCACCGCCTCCAGTTATTGTGCTGATTGACTACAACGAAGCTCATGCCACGCGTAAACAAGTCAGCACGCCAGAAGAATGCCTTCCTTACTTGGATAGTGAGTCGATTTCTTGGGTTGATGTCCAAGGTTTAGGAAGTGAAGATATCTTGCAAAGGTTGGGCAATGTGTTTAAGCTGCATCCTCTGCTACTAGAAGACGTCGTGAATGTTCCGCAACGTCCAAAAGTTGAAGATCATGAAGACCAATTGGTTGTGATTGCGCGAATGGTTATTCCCAAAGAAAACAAAATTGGCTTTTACAGCGAACAAGTGGGTTTTGTGTTAGGTAAAAATTATCTACTGACAGTTCAGGAAGAACCAGAGCATGATTGCTTTGAACCTGTAAGACAGCGCATTCGCCAGAATAAAGGAACACTCCGCAAACAGCGAGCAGACTATTTGCTTTATACGCTTTTAGATTCAATTATTGATGGGTTTTTCCCCGTGTTAGAAGATTATGGTGAAGAAATAGAAGATTTAGAAGCAGAAGTTGTAAGTAACCCAACACGTAAAACTTTAGAAAAGATTTATCGGGTTAGAAGAGATTTATTGACACTGCGGCGAGCAATTTGGCCACAAAGAGATGCCATTAATTCTTTAATTCGAGATGGCAGCGAACAGATTAGTGAAAGCGTCAGGATTTATCTGCGTGACTGTTATGACCATGCAGTCCAAGTTTTGGATATGGTGGAAACTTATCGCGAATTGGCTGCAGGTTTAATGGATGTTTATTTATCCGCTGTCAATAACCGGATGAATGAAATTATGAAGTTGCTGACAGTGATTTCATCGATATTTATTCCGTTAACGTTTATTGCTGGAGTATACGGGATGAATTTTAATCCTGAGCGATCGCCTTGGAACATGCCGGAATTAAATTGGTACTGGGGATATCCGCTGTGTTTAGCAAGTATGGGGGCGATCGCTGCTTTACTCGTGGTCTTTTTCTGGCGGCGTGGCTGGTTTGAGAATTATTCCACAATCGCCGATGATACTGAGCAGCGCAATACTAGCAAAATTCCTCTTCTCCAAAGGCGATCGCGTAGATAA